From one Candidatus Cloacimonadota bacterium genomic stretch:
- a CDS encoding M6 family metalloprotease domain-containing protein, translating to MRHTLTIFFCLLVAVLTGANLYNVPSSVTQPDGSELHLLASGDEYANRLHDSLGYTIIQSPDDGYYYYAELRDGEPVPSVHRADSSDPRSLGLTPGIKVSRETYYARKQAMNAHNRKGNRGPNTGTVNNLVVYIRFSDQTEFEQPRSFFDAKFNEEGEDAYSLRNYFQQVSYNQLNYVSHHYPTCEPQTNLSYQDSHPRSYYMPYHSLTCPDGFHNDIQRTEREHTLLANAISYIASQVPPFLNIDADNDGKVDNVCFIIRGPHTAWAELLWAHRWVLYNSDAFIHGKQVWDYTFQTEDHNDVCTLCHEMFHSVGAPDLYHYEHDGLAPAGCWDIMESGYCHMGMYMKYRYGGWIDSIPELAMDYTATLNPVTSPTNNCFKVNIANSSEFLVLEYRKKGSDIFEAELPGSGLLIYRINPTLDGNSEGPPDEVFIFRPNGSNIDNGLLAEATFSLEEYRTEFNEYTNPQACFSDGSPMGVNIMDIGCAAETISFRRAITGEVAPPAIHSLLPAAGSFVPNSSFQVSAEAVPSTDILERVEFYLDGVFQGQVFSAPYSMLFMGEDITPGAHEISVKAWSTSGVYSTKGNQITIIDPGEPNWFDWVTENPEWEAWGRGVIPIKVAVEMDLGDQEYRVNALRFQMVPDPWGEPDLPGLVEASVHRFADGAITDEVILDLGYFFNFDYTPDFTYAVHDTTSISGHIAVIIDLYEYQNIVFDNNAISGHTWITETGRPWTDALGRGIIGAADIRLLLQDPTSGMGHIAVPSAGLNLSIYPNPFCASTEIKYNLKDSAAHKISIYNLKGQLVRTLVQDKGRSGMLTAIWDGKDDKGRNAASGIYFCHLSSGKQSATQRMVLIK from the coding sequence CTATACCATAATCCAAAGCCCCGACGACGGTTATTACTACTATGCGGAGCTTCGGGACGGCGAACCAGTTCCCTCAGTTCATCGGGCAGATTCCTCCGATCCCCGTAGCTTGGGTCTTACACCTGGAATAAAAGTATCCAGGGAAACATACTATGCCCGGAAGCAGGCCATGAATGCCCACAACCGCAAGGGAAACCGCGGTCCTAATACCGGCACAGTGAACAATCTGGTAGTGTATATCCGCTTTTCGGATCAGACGGAATTTGAGCAACCACGTTCGTTCTTCGACGCCAAATTCAATGAAGAAGGCGAAGATGCTTACTCCCTGCGTAATTATTTCCAACAGGTCAGCTATAACCAACTCAACTATGTTTCACACCATTATCCCACTTGCGAACCGCAGACGAACCTTTCCTATCAGGATAGTCATCCGCGCTCTTATTATATGCCCTACCATAGCTTAACCTGTCCCGATGGATTCCATAATGATATACAACGTACCGAGCGCGAGCATACATTGCTGGCAAACGCCATATCCTACATTGCATCGCAGGTGCCGCCCTTTTTGAATATTGATGCAGATAACGATGGTAAAGTGGACAACGTCTGCTTCATTATCCGTGGACCACACACTGCCTGGGCAGAATTGCTGTGGGCGCATCGCTGGGTTCTGTATAACTCTGATGCATTTATACATGGTAAGCAAGTGTGGGATTATACATTTCAAACTGAGGATCATAACGATGTGTGTACGCTTTGCCATGAGATGTTCCATAGCGTGGGAGCTCCCGATCTCTATCACTACGAACACGACGGTTTGGCTCCTGCTGGTTGTTGGGACATCATGGAAAGCGGATATTGTCACATGGGGATGTATATGAAATACCGCTATGGAGGGTGGATAGACTCAATTCCCGAACTTGCTATGGATTACACTGCTACGTTGAATCCAGTAACTTCTCCAACAAACAATTGCTTTAAGGTGAATATAGCAAACAGCAGTGAATTTCTGGTACTGGAGTATCGAAAGAAAGGCAGCGACATCTTCGAAGCGGAACTGCCTGGTTCCGGATTGTTGATATACCGGATCAATCCTACCCTAGATGGAAATTCTGAAGGACCACCGGATGAAGTATTTATCTTTCGTCCCAATGGCAGTAACATAGACAACGGCCTACTCGCTGAAGCTACATTCTCCCTGGAAGAGTATCGTACAGAGTTCAATGAATATACCAATCCCCAAGCTTGCTTCAGTGACGGCTCCCCGATGGGCGTAAATATAATGGATATCGGTTGCGCGGCTGAAACGATCAGTTTCAGAAGAGCCATTACCGGAGAAGTAGCCCCTCCTGCCATCCATTCTCTATTGCCAGCAGCAGGATCATTTGTGCCAAATAGCAGCTTTCAGGTGAGTGCTGAAGCTGTTCCCAGCACAGACATCCTCGAAAGAGTGGAATTCTATTTGGACGGTGTATTTCAGGGGCAGGTATTTTCGGCGCCATATAGCATGCTCTTTATGGGAGAAGATATTACTCCCGGAGCTCATGAGATCAGCGTTAAAGCCTGGAGTACCAGCGGAGTTTACAGCACAAAAGGCAACCAAATAACGATTATCGATCCTGGGGAACCGAATTGGTTCGATTGGGTAACGGAGAATCCCGAATGGGAAGCTTGGGGACGTGGTGTAATCCCCATCAAAGTGGCTGTGGAGATGGACTTGGGCGATCAGGAATACCGTGTTAATGCTCTGCGCTTTCAGATGGTTCCAGATCCTTGGGGTGAACCAGATCTTCCCGGATTGGTGGAAGCCAGCGTACATCGCTTTGCCGATGGTGCAATCACCGATGAGGTGATTTTGGATCTAGGATACTTCTTTAATTTTGACTATACACCGGATTTTACATACGCCGTGCACGATACAACCTCCATCTCCGGTCATATTGCAGTGATAATTGATCTGTATGAATATCAAAACATAGTCTTCGACAACAACGCTATCAGTGGTCATACCTGGATTACAGAGACGGGACGTCCCTGGACCGACGCTCTGGGTCGCGGTATAATTGGCGCGGCAGACATCCGTCTGCTGTTGCAAGATCCAACCTCTGGAATGGGACACATTGCTGTACCTTCGGCTGGACTGAACCTGAGCATCTACCCTAATCCTTTTTGCGCAAGTACCGAAATAAAATACAACTTGAAGGACAGTGCAGCTCACAAGATCAGTATTTACAACCTGAAGGGGCAATTGGTACGCACTTTGGTGCAGGATAAAGGCCGCTCCGGGATGCTGACCGCGATATGGGACGGTAAAGACGACAAAGGGCGGAATGCAGCGTCCGGAATATACTTCTGCCATTTAAGCAGTGGCAAGCAGAGCGCAACCCAAAGGATGGTTTTGATAAAGTAA